In the genome of Monodelphis domestica isolate mMonDom1 chromosome 2, mMonDom1.pri, whole genome shotgun sequence, one region contains:
- the HDAC5 gene encoding histone deacetylase 5 isoform X6, protein MNSPNESVEVKPVLCGAMPGSVGGGRGGGSPGPAELRGVGPAAIDPVLREQQLQQELLALKQQQQLQKQLLFAEFQKQHDHLTRQHEVQLQKHLKQQQEMLAAKRQQELEQQRKREQQRQEELEKQRLEQQLLILRNKEKSKESAIASTEVKLKLQEFLLSKSKEPTPGGLNHSLPQHPKCWGAHHASLDQSSPPQSGPPGTPPSYKLPLLGPYDSRDDFPLRKTASEPNLKVRSRLKQKVAERRSSPLLRRKDGTVISTFKKRAIEITVSSVCNSAPGSGPSSPNSSNSTIAENGFTGSVPNIPTEMLPQHRTLTLDSSPNQFSLYTSPSLPNISLGLQATVTVTNSHLTAPQKLSTQQEAERQAIQSLRQGGALTGKFMSTSSIPGCLLGVALEGDVNPHGHASLLQHVLLLEQARQQSTLIAVPLHGQSPLVTGERIAANMRTVGKLPRHRPLSRTQSSPLPQSPQALQQLVMQQQHQQFLEKQKQQQLQLGKILTKTGELPRQPTTHPEETEEELTEHQEGLIGEGPLPGPGEGSTESESPQEDLEEEDEEDEEDEDCIQVKDEGSEIGLDESPLLEESSGDYKQVFSDAQQLQSLQVYQAPLSLASVPHQALGRTQSSPAAPLGMKSAPELPTKHLFTTGVVYDTFMLKHQCMCGNTHIHPEHAGRIQSIWSRLQETGLLSKCERIRGRKATLDEIQTVHSEHHALLYGTSPLNRQKLDSKKLLGPISQKMYAVLPCGGIGVDSDTVWNEMHSSSAVRMAVGCLVELAFKVASGELKNGFAIIRPPGHHAEESTAMGFCFFNSVAITAKLLQQKLNVGKVLIVDWDIHHGNGTQQAFYSDPSVLYISLHRYDNGNFFPGSGAPEEVGGGPGVGYNVNVAWTGGVDPPIGDVEYLTAFRTVVMPIAQEFCPDVVLVSAGFDAVEGHLSPLGGYSVTARCFGHLTRQLMKLAGGRVVLALEGGHDLTAICDASEACVSALLSVELEPLDETVLQQKPNINAVATLEKVIEIQSKHWSCVQRNSTSVGRSLQEAQAGDVEEAETLSAMALLSVGAEQAGPSHTPRPLEEPMEQEPAV, encoded by the exons TGGAGGTGAAGCCGGTGCTGTGTGGGGCTATGCCAGGCTCTGTTGGGGGTGGCAGGGGTGGAGGCAGCCCCGGTCCGGCCGAGCTCCGGGGAGTGGGCCCTGCTGCCATTGACCCTGTGCTGCGAGAGCAGCAGCTGCAGCAAGAGCTCCTGGCCCtcaagcagcagcagcagctccaaAAGCAACTGCTCTTCGCTGAGTTCCAGAAACAGCATGACCACCTGACTCGGCAGCATGAGGTCCAGCTGCAGAAGCACCTTAAG CAACAGCAGGAGATGCTGGCTGCTAAGAGGCAGCAGGAGCTGGAGCAGCAGCGGAAGCGGGAGCAGCAGCGGCAAGAGGAGCTGGAGAAGCAGCGGCTTGAACAGCAGCTCCTCATACTAcgaaacaaagagaaaagcaaagaga GTGCCATTGCCAGCACTGAGGTAAAACTGAAGCTCCAAGAGTTTCTCTTGAGCAAATCGAAGGAGCCAACACCAGGCGGTCTCAACCATTCCCTCCCACAGCACCCTAAATGCTG gGGAGCCCATCATGCTTCATTGGACCAGAGTTCCCCTCCCCAGAGTGGTCCCCCTGGGACACCCCCCTCCTACAAGCTTCCTCTGCTTGGGCCCTATGATAGCCGGGATGACTTCCCACTTCGGAAAACAG CCTCAGAACCCAATTTGAAGGTGCGTTCCAGGCTAAAGCAGAAGGTGGCTGAGCGGAGGAGTAGTCCTCTCTTGCGCAGAAAGGATGGAACAGTCATCAGCACTTTTAAGAAGAGAGCTATTGAAATCACAG TGTCATCTGTGTGTAACAGTGCGCCAGGCTCTGGCCCCAGTTCCCCCAACAGCTCCAACAGCACCATTGCTGAGAATGGCTTCACCGGCTCCGTCCCCAATATCCCCACTGAG ATGCTCCCCCAGCACCGTACCCTTACTTTGGACAGCTCCCCAAACCAGTTCAGTCTCTACACATCCCCCTCCCTGCCCAACATTTCCTTAGGACTACAGGCCACAGTCACAGTCACCAATTCTCACCTCACT GCCCCCCAGAAGCTGTCAACGCAGcaggaggcagagagacaggcCATCCAGTCCCTCCGGCAGGGAGGGGCACTGACGGGCAAGTTCATGAGTACGTCCTCGATCCCAGGTTGTCTGCTGGGCGTGGCACTCGAGGGCGATGTCAACCCCCACGGGCACGCCTCTCTGCTGCAGCACGTGCTGCTCCTGGAGCAGGCCCGGCAGCAGAGCACCCTCATAGCTG TGCCACTCCATGGCCAATCTCCATTGGTGACTGGTGAGCGCATTGCTGCCAACATGCGAACAGTGGGCAAACTGCCCCGGCACCGCCCGCTAAGCCGAACGCAGTCATCCCCGCTGCCACAGAGCCCCCAGGCCCTGCAGCAGCTTGTGATGCAGCAGCAGCACCAGCAGTTTCTGGAAAAGCAGAAACAACAGCAGCTGCAGCTTGGCAAG ATCCTTACCAAGACAGGAGAGTTACCCCGGCAGCCCACCACACATCCtgaggagacagaggaagagcTAACGGAGCATCAGGAAGGACTGATAGGGGAGGGACCTCTTCCTGGGCCTGGGGAGGGCTCCACAGAAAGTGAGAGCCCACAGGAGGATCTGGAGGAGGAAGACGAAGAGGATGAGGAAGACGAGGACTGCATTCAGGTCAAGGATGAGGGCAGTGAAATTGGCCTGGATGAGAGTCCCCTGTTAGAAGAGTCCAGTGGGGACTACAAACAG GTGTTCTCAGATGCTCAGCAGCTACAGTCCCTTCAAGTCTACCAGGCCCCTCTCAGCCTGGCATCTGTGCCCCATCAGGCTCTGGGCCGAACACAGTCCTCACCTGCTGCCCCTCTAGGCATGAAGAGTGCCCCTGAACTGCCCACCAAACACCTCTTTACTACAG GAGTAGTTTATGACACATTCATGCTGAAGCACCAGTGCATGTGTGGGAATACCCACATCCACCCTGAGCATGCAGGCCGGATCCAGAGCATTTGGTCTAGGCTGCAAGAGACGGGTCTACTCAGCAAGTGTGAG CGGATTCGGGGGCGTAAGGCTACGCTGGATGAGATCCAGACAGTACACTCAGAGCACCATGCCCTGCTCTATGGGACCAGCCCCCTCAATCGGCAGAAGCTTGATAGCAAGAAGCTGCTAG GTCCAATCAGCCAGAAGATGTATGCAGTGCTGCCCTGTGGGGGCATTGGG GTGGACAGTGACACAGTGTGGAATGAGATGCATTCTTCTAGTGCCGTGCGCATGGCTGTAGGCTGCCTGGTGGAGCTGGCCTTCAAGGTAGCTTCAGGGGAGCTCAAG AATGGATTTGCCATTATCCGGCCTCCTGGACATCATGCTGAGGAATCCACAGCCAT GGGATTTTGCTTCTTCAACTCCGTGGCCATCACAGCCAAACTCCTACAACAGAAGCTGAATGTGGGCAAGGTCCTCATTGTGGACTGG GATATTCACCATGGCAATGGTACCCAGCAGGCCTTTTACAGTGATCCCTCTGTACTTTATATCTCCCTGCATCGTTATGACAATGGGAACTTTTTCCCAGGCAGTGGTGCCCCAGAGGAG GTTGGTGGAGGACCAGGTGTGGGGTACAATGTGAATGTGGCATGGACAGGAGGTGTGGACCCCCCTATCGGAGACGTGGAATACTTGACAGCCTTCAG GACGGTGGTGATGCCCATTGCTCAGGAGTTCTGTCCAGATGTGGTTCTGGTATCCGCTGGCTTTGATGCTGTTGAGGGGCATCTCTCTCCACTGGGTGGCTACTCTGTCACTGCCAGAT GCTTTGGCCACTTGACCAGGCAGCTGATGAAGCTGGCTGGGGGCCGGGTAGTTCTGGCTCTTGAGGGTGGCCATGATCTCACCGCTATCTGTGACGCCTCTGAGGCCTGTGTTTCTGCCTTGCTCAGCGTGGAG CTTGAGCCCTTGGATGAGACTGTCTTACAACAAAAACCCAACATTAATGCAGTGGCCACGCTGGAGAAGGTTATTGAGATCCAGA GTAAACACTGGAGCTGTGTGCAGCGGAACTCGACCAGCGTGGGGCGCTCTCTGCAGGAAGCACAGGCAGGCGATGTGGAAGAGGCTGAGACCCTGAGCGCCATGGCATTGCTCTCAGTGGGGGCAGAGCAGGCTGGCCCCAGCCATACCCCAAG GCCGCTGGAGGAGCCCATGGAGCAGGAACCTGCCGTGTGA
- the HDAC5 gene encoding histone deacetylase 5 isoform X1 — protein MLLVPKAQGLVKMLQTIYETESCFSSDGMSGREQSLEILSRTPLHSIPVAVEVKPVLCGAMPGSVGGGRGGGSPGPAELRGVGPAAIDPVLREQQLQQELLALKQQQQLQKQLLFAEFQKQHDHLTRQHEVQLQKHLKQQQEMLAAKRQQELEQQRKREQQRQEELEKQRLEQQLLILRNKEKSKESAIASTEVKLKLQEFLLSKSKEPTPGGLNHSLPQHPKCWGAHHASLDQSSPPQSGPPGTPPSYKLPLLGPYDSRDDFPLRKTASEPNLKVRSRLKQKVAERRSSPLLRRKDGTVISTFKKRAIEITVSSVCNSAPGSGPSSPNSSNSTIAENGFTGSVPNIPTEMLPQHRTLTLDSSPNQFSLYTSPSLPNISLGLQATVTVTNSHLTAPQKLSTQQEAERQAIQSLRQGGALTGKFMSTSSIPGCLLGVALEGDVNPHGHASLLQHVLLLEQARQQSTLIAVPLHGQSPLVTGERIAANMRTVGKLPRHRPLSRTQSSPLPQSPQALQQLVMQQQHQQFLEKQKQQQLQLGKILTKTGELPRQPTTHPEETEEELTEHQEGLIGEGPLPGPGEGSTESESPQEDLEEEDEEDEEDEDCIQVKDEGSEIGLDESPLLEESSGDYKQVFSDAQQLQSLQVYQAPLSLASVPHQALGRTQSSPAAPLGMKSAPELPTKHLFTTGVVYDTFMLKHQCMCGNTHIHPEHAGRIQSIWSRLQETGLLSKCERIRGRKATLDEIQTVHSEHHALLYGTSPLNRQKLDSKKLLGPISQKMYAVLPCGGIGVDSDTVWNEMHSSSAVRMAVGCLVELAFKVASGELKNGFAIIRPPGHHAEESTAMGFCFFNSVAITAKLLQQKLNVGKVLIVDWDIHHGNGTQQAFYSDPSVLYISLHRYDNGNFFPGSGAPEEVGGGPGVGYNVNVAWTGGVDPPIGDVEYLTAFRTVVMPIAQEFCPDVVLVSAGFDAVEGHLSPLGGYSVTARCFGHLTRQLMKLAGGRVVLALEGGHDLTAICDASEACVSALLSVELEPLDETVLQQKPNINAVATLEKVIEIQSKHWSCVQRNSTSVGRSLQEAQAGDVEEAETLSAMALLSVGAEQAGPSHTPRPLEEPMEQEPAV, from the exons ATGCTGCTGGTGCCCAAGGCCCAGGGACTGGTCAAGATGCTGCAGACCATATATGAAACGGAATCCTGTTTCTCTTCAGATGGGATGTCGGGCCGGGAACAATCTTTGGAAATCCTGTCACGGACTCCTCTTCACAGCATCCCTGTTGCAG TGGAGGTGAAGCCGGTGCTGTGTGGGGCTATGCCAGGCTCTGTTGGGGGTGGCAGGGGTGGAGGCAGCCCCGGTCCGGCCGAGCTCCGGGGAGTGGGCCCTGCTGCCATTGACCCTGTGCTGCGAGAGCAGCAGCTGCAGCAAGAGCTCCTGGCCCtcaagcagcagcagcagctccaaAAGCAACTGCTCTTCGCTGAGTTCCAGAAACAGCATGACCACCTGACTCGGCAGCATGAGGTCCAGCTGCAGAAGCACCTTAAG CAACAGCAGGAGATGCTGGCTGCTAAGAGGCAGCAGGAGCTGGAGCAGCAGCGGAAGCGGGAGCAGCAGCGGCAAGAGGAGCTGGAGAAGCAGCGGCTTGAACAGCAGCTCCTCATACTAcgaaacaaagagaaaagcaaagaga GTGCCATTGCCAGCACTGAGGTAAAACTGAAGCTCCAAGAGTTTCTCTTGAGCAAATCGAAGGAGCCAACACCAGGCGGTCTCAACCATTCCCTCCCACAGCACCCTAAATGCTG gGGAGCCCATCATGCTTCATTGGACCAGAGTTCCCCTCCCCAGAGTGGTCCCCCTGGGACACCCCCCTCCTACAAGCTTCCTCTGCTTGGGCCCTATGATAGCCGGGATGACTTCCCACTTCGGAAAACAG CCTCAGAACCCAATTTGAAGGTGCGTTCCAGGCTAAAGCAGAAGGTGGCTGAGCGGAGGAGTAGTCCTCTCTTGCGCAGAAAGGATGGAACAGTCATCAGCACTTTTAAGAAGAGAGCTATTGAAATCACAG TGTCATCTGTGTGTAACAGTGCGCCAGGCTCTGGCCCCAGTTCCCCCAACAGCTCCAACAGCACCATTGCTGAGAATGGCTTCACCGGCTCCGTCCCCAATATCCCCACTGAG ATGCTCCCCCAGCACCGTACCCTTACTTTGGACAGCTCCCCAAACCAGTTCAGTCTCTACACATCCCCCTCCCTGCCCAACATTTCCTTAGGACTACAGGCCACAGTCACAGTCACCAATTCTCACCTCACT GCCCCCCAGAAGCTGTCAACGCAGcaggaggcagagagacaggcCATCCAGTCCCTCCGGCAGGGAGGGGCACTGACGGGCAAGTTCATGAGTACGTCCTCGATCCCAGGTTGTCTGCTGGGCGTGGCACTCGAGGGCGATGTCAACCCCCACGGGCACGCCTCTCTGCTGCAGCACGTGCTGCTCCTGGAGCAGGCCCGGCAGCAGAGCACCCTCATAGCTG TGCCACTCCATGGCCAATCTCCATTGGTGACTGGTGAGCGCATTGCTGCCAACATGCGAACAGTGGGCAAACTGCCCCGGCACCGCCCGCTAAGCCGAACGCAGTCATCCCCGCTGCCACAGAGCCCCCAGGCCCTGCAGCAGCTTGTGATGCAGCAGCAGCACCAGCAGTTTCTGGAAAAGCAGAAACAACAGCAGCTGCAGCTTGGCAAG ATCCTTACCAAGACAGGAGAGTTACCCCGGCAGCCCACCACACATCCtgaggagacagaggaagagcTAACGGAGCATCAGGAAGGACTGATAGGGGAGGGACCTCTTCCTGGGCCTGGGGAGGGCTCCACAGAAAGTGAGAGCCCACAGGAGGATCTGGAGGAGGAAGACGAAGAGGATGAGGAAGACGAGGACTGCATTCAGGTCAAGGATGAGGGCAGTGAAATTGGCCTGGATGAGAGTCCCCTGTTAGAAGAGTCCAGTGGGGACTACAAACAG GTGTTCTCAGATGCTCAGCAGCTACAGTCCCTTCAAGTCTACCAGGCCCCTCTCAGCCTGGCATCTGTGCCCCATCAGGCTCTGGGCCGAACACAGTCCTCACCTGCTGCCCCTCTAGGCATGAAGAGTGCCCCTGAACTGCCCACCAAACACCTCTTTACTACAG GAGTAGTTTATGACACATTCATGCTGAAGCACCAGTGCATGTGTGGGAATACCCACATCCACCCTGAGCATGCAGGCCGGATCCAGAGCATTTGGTCTAGGCTGCAAGAGACGGGTCTACTCAGCAAGTGTGAG CGGATTCGGGGGCGTAAGGCTACGCTGGATGAGATCCAGACAGTACACTCAGAGCACCATGCCCTGCTCTATGGGACCAGCCCCCTCAATCGGCAGAAGCTTGATAGCAAGAAGCTGCTAG GTCCAATCAGCCAGAAGATGTATGCAGTGCTGCCCTGTGGGGGCATTGGG GTGGACAGTGACACAGTGTGGAATGAGATGCATTCTTCTAGTGCCGTGCGCATGGCTGTAGGCTGCCTGGTGGAGCTGGCCTTCAAGGTAGCTTCAGGGGAGCTCAAG AATGGATTTGCCATTATCCGGCCTCCTGGACATCATGCTGAGGAATCCACAGCCAT GGGATTTTGCTTCTTCAACTCCGTGGCCATCACAGCCAAACTCCTACAACAGAAGCTGAATGTGGGCAAGGTCCTCATTGTGGACTGG GATATTCACCATGGCAATGGTACCCAGCAGGCCTTTTACAGTGATCCCTCTGTACTTTATATCTCCCTGCATCGTTATGACAATGGGAACTTTTTCCCAGGCAGTGGTGCCCCAGAGGAG GTTGGTGGAGGACCAGGTGTGGGGTACAATGTGAATGTGGCATGGACAGGAGGTGTGGACCCCCCTATCGGAGACGTGGAATACTTGACAGCCTTCAG GACGGTGGTGATGCCCATTGCTCAGGAGTTCTGTCCAGATGTGGTTCTGGTATCCGCTGGCTTTGATGCTGTTGAGGGGCATCTCTCTCCACTGGGTGGCTACTCTGTCACTGCCAGAT GCTTTGGCCACTTGACCAGGCAGCTGATGAAGCTGGCTGGGGGCCGGGTAGTTCTGGCTCTTGAGGGTGGCCATGATCTCACCGCTATCTGTGACGCCTCTGAGGCCTGTGTTTCTGCCTTGCTCAGCGTGGAG CTTGAGCCCTTGGATGAGACTGTCTTACAACAAAAACCCAACATTAATGCAGTGGCCACGCTGGAGAAGGTTATTGAGATCCAGA GTAAACACTGGAGCTGTGTGCAGCGGAACTCGACCAGCGTGGGGCGCTCTCTGCAGGAAGCACAGGCAGGCGATGTGGAAGAGGCTGAGACCCTGAGCGCCATGGCATTGCTCTCAGTGGGGGCAGAGCAGGCTGGCCCCAGCCATACCCCAAG GCCGCTGGAGGAGCCCATGGAGCAGGAACCTGCCGTGTGA
- the HDAC5 gene encoding histone deacetylase 5 isoform X2 produces the protein MNSPNESDGMSGREQSLEILSRTPLHSIPVAAVEVKPVLCGAMPGSVGGGRGGGSPGPAELRGVGPAAIDPVLREQQLQQELLALKQQQQLQKQLLFAEFQKQHDHLTRQHEVQLQKHLKQQQEMLAAKRQQELEQQRKREQQRQEELEKQRLEQQLLILRNKEKSKESAIASTEVKLKLQEFLLSKSKEPTPGGLNHSLPQHPKCWGAHHASLDQSSPPQSGPPGTPPSYKLPLLGPYDSRDDFPLRKTASEPNLKVRSRLKQKVAERRSSPLLRRKDGTVISTFKKRAIEITVSSVCNSAPGSGPSSPNSSNSTIAENGFTGSVPNIPTEMLPQHRTLTLDSSPNQFSLYTSPSLPNISLGLQATVTVTNSHLTAPQKLSTQQEAERQAIQSLRQGGALTGKFMSTSSIPGCLLGVALEGDVNPHGHASLLQHVLLLEQARQQSTLIAVPLHGQSPLVTGERIAANMRTVGKLPRHRPLSRTQSSPLPQSPQALQQLVMQQQHQQFLEKQKQQQLQLGKILTKTGELPRQPTTHPEETEEELTEHQEGLIGEGPLPGPGEGSTESESPQEDLEEEDEEDEEDEDCIQVKDEGSEIGLDESPLLEESSGDYKQVFSDAQQLQSLQVYQAPLSLASVPHQALGRTQSSPAAPLGMKSAPELPTKHLFTTGVVYDTFMLKHQCMCGNTHIHPEHAGRIQSIWSRLQETGLLSKCERIRGRKATLDEIQTVHSEHHALLYGTSPLNRQKLDSKKLLGPISQKMYAVLPCGGIGVDSDTVWNEMHSSSAVRMAVGCLVELAFKVASGELKNGFAIIRPPGHHAEESTAMGFCFFNSVAITAKLLQQKLNVGKVLIVDWDIHHGNGTQQAFYSDPSVLYISLHRYDNGNFFPGSGAPEEVGGGPGVGYNVNVAWTGGVDPPIGDVEYLTAFRTVVMPIAQEFCPDVVLVSAGFDAVEGHLSPLGGYSVTARCFGHLTRQLMKLAGGRVVLALEGGHDLTAICDASEACVSALLSVELEPLDETVLQQKPNINAVATLEKVIEIQSKHWSCVQRNSTSVGRSLQEAQAGDVEEAETLSAMALLSVGAEQAGPSHTPRPLEEPMEQEPAV, from the exons ATGGGATGTCGGGCCGGGAACAATCTTTGGAAATCCTGTCACGGACTCCTCTTCACAGCATCCCTGTTGCAG CAGTGGAGGTGAAGCCGGTGCTGTGTGGGGCTATGCCAGGCTCTGTTGGGGGTGGCAGGGGTGGAGGCAGCCCCGGTCCGGCCGAGCTCCGGGGAGTGGGCCCTGCTGCCATTGACCCTGTGCTGCGAGAGCAGCAGCTGCAGCAAGAGCTCCTGGCCCtcaagcagcagcagcagctccaaAAGCAACTGCTCTTCGCTGAGTTCCAGAAACAGCATGACCACCTGACTCGGCAGCATGAGGTCCAGCTGCAGAAGCACCTTAAG CAACAGCAGGAGATGCTGGCTGCTAAGAGGCAGCAGGAGCTGGAGCAGCAGCGGAAGCGGGAGCAGCAGCGGCAAGAGGAGCTGGAGAAGCAGCGGCTTGAACAGCAGCTCCTCATACTAcgaaacaaagagaaaagcaaagaga GTGCCATTGCCAGCACTGAGGTAAAACTGAAGCTCCAAGAGTTTCTCTTGAGCAAATCGAAGGAGCCAACACCAGGCGGTCTCAACCATTCCCTCCCACAGCACCCTAAATGCTG gGGAGCCCATCATGCTTCATTGGACCAGAGTTCCCCTCCCCAGAGTGGTCCCCCTGGGACACCCCCCTCCTACAAGCTTCCTCTGCTTGGGCCCTATGATAGCCGGGATGACTTCCCACTTCGGAAAACAG CCTCAGAACCCAATTTGAAGGTGCGTTCCAGGCTAAAGCAGAAGGTGGCTGAGCGGAGGAGTAGTCCTCTCTTGCGCAGAAAGGATGGAACAGTCATCAGCACTTTTAAGAAGAGAGCTATTGAAATCACAG TGTCATCTGTGTGTAACAGTGCGCCAGGCTCTGGCCCCAGTTCCCCCAACAGCTCCAACAGCACCATTGCTGAGAATGGCTTCACCGGCTCCGTCCCCAATATCCCCACTGAG ATGCTCCCCCAGCACCGTACCCTTACTTTGGACAGCTCCCCAAACCAGTTCAGTCTCTACACATCCCCCTCCCTGCCCAACATTTCCTTAGGACTACAGGCCACAGTCACAGTCACCAATTCTCACCTCACT GCCCCCCAGAAGCTGTCAACGCAGcaggaggcagagagacaggcCATCCAGTCCCTCCGGCAGGGAGGGGCACTGACGGGCAAGTTCATGAGTACGTCCTCGATCCCAGGTTGTCTGCTGGGCGTGGCACTCGAGGGCGATGTCAACCCCCACGGGCACGCCTCTCTGCTGCAGCACGTGCTGCTCCTGGAGCAGGCCCGGCAGCAGAGCACCCTCATAGCTG TGCCACTCCATGGCCAATCTCCATTGGTGACTGGTGAGCGCATTGCTGCCAACATGCGAACAGTGGGCAAACTGCCCCGGCACCGCCCGCTAAGCCGAACGCAGTCATCCCCGCTGCCACAGAGCCCCCAGGCCCTGCAGCAGCTTGTGATGCAGCAGCAGCACCAGCAGTTTCTGGAAAAGCAGAAACAACAGCAGCTGCAGCTTGGCAAG ATCCTTACCAAGACAGGAGAGTTACCCCGGCAGCCCACCACACATCCtgaggagacagaggaagagcTAACGGAGCATCAGGAAGGACTGATAGGGGAGGGACCTCTTCCTGGGCCTGGGGAGGGCTCCACAGAAAGTGAGAGCCCACAGGAGGATCTGGAGGAGGAAGACGAAGAGGATGAGGAAGACGAGGACTGCATTCAGGTCAAGGATGAGGGCAGTGAAATTGGCCTGGATGAGAGTCCCCTGTTAGAAGAGTCCAGTGGGGACTACAAACAG GTGTTCTCAGATGCTCAGCAGCTACAGTCCCTTCAAGTCTACCAGGCCCCTCTCAGCCTGGCATCTGTGCCCCATCAGGCTCTGGGCCGAACACAGTCCTCACCTGCTGCCCCTCTAGGCATGAAGAGTGCCCCTGAACTGCCCACCAAACACCTCTTTACTACAG GAGTAGTTTATGACACATTCATGCTGAAGCACCAGTGCATGTGTGGGAATACCCACATCCACCCTGAGCATGCAGGCCGGATCCAGAGCATTTGGTCTAGGCTGCAAGAGACGGGTCTACTCAGCAAGTGTGAG CGGATTCGGGGGCGTAAGGCTACGCTGGATGAGATCCAGACAGTACACTCAGAGCACCATGCCCTGCTCTATGGGACCAGCCCCCTCAATCGGCAGAAGCTTGATAGCAAGAAGCTGCTAG GTCCAATCAGCCAGAAGATGTATGCAGTGCTGCCCTGTGGGGGCATTGGG GTGGACAGTGACACAGTGTGGAATGAGATGCATTCTTCTAGTGCCGTGCGCATGGCTGTAGGCTGCCTGGTGGAGCTGGCCTTCAAGGTAGCTTCAGGGGAGCTCAAG AATGGATTTGCCATTATCCGGCCTCCTGGACATCATGCTGAGGAATCCACAGCCAT GGGATTTTGCTTCTTCAACTCCGTGGCCATCACAGCCAAACTCCTACAACAGAAGCTGAATGTGGGCAAGGTCCTCATTGTGGACTGG GATATTCACCATGGCAATGGTACCCAGCAGGCCTTTTACAGTGATCCCTCTGTACTTTATATCTCCCTGCATCGTTATGACAATGGGAACTTTTTCCCAGGCAGTGGTGCCCCAGAGGAG GTTGGTGGAGGACCAGGTGTGGGGTACAATGTGAATGTGGCATGGACAGGAGGTGTGGACCCCCCTATCGGAGACGTGGAATACTTGACAGCCTTCAG GACGGTGGTGATGCCCATTGCTCAGGAGTTCTGTCCAGATGTGGTTCTGGTATCCGCTGGCTTTGATGCTGTTGAGGGGCATCTCTCTCCACTGGGTGGCTACTCTGTCACTGCCAGAT GCTTTGGCCACTTGACCAGGCAGCTGATGAAGCTGGCTGGGGGCCGGGTAGTTCTGGCTCTTGAGGGTGGCCATGATCTCACCGCTATCTGTGACGCCTCTGAGGCCTGTGTTTCTGCCTTGCTCAGCGTGGAG CTTGAGCCCTTGGATGAGACTGTCTTACAACAAAAACCCAACATTAATGCAGTGGCCACGCTGGAGAAGGTTATTGAGATCCAGA GTAAACACTGGAGCTGTGTGCAGCGGAACTCGACCAGCGTGGGGCGCTCTCTGCAGGAAGCACAGGCAGGCGATGTGGAAGAGGCTGAGACCCTGAGCGCCATGGCATTGCTCTCAGTGGGGGCAGAGCAGGCTGGCCCCAGCCATACCCCAAG GCCGCTGGAGGAGCCCATGGAGCAGGAACCTGCCGTGTGA